DNA from Vanessa tameamea isolate UH-Manoa-2023 chromosome 19, ilVanTame1 primary haplotype, whole genome shotgun sequence:
GCGTGGTGGTCGGGCATCGTGGAGCCAGGCGCGGAGTGGCACGCGCTAAGGCACGCGGGCGCGGCGGCCGCCGTGGCGTACCGGGTCCGTGTTACGTGCCAGCCCAACTACTACAACACCACATGCACTACGTTTTGTCGGCCTCGCGACGATAAGTTCGGCCACTACTCGTGTTCCGCTACAGGAGACAAACGCTGTCTCCCAGGCTGGCAGGGCGACAACTGCGAGAAACGTATGTCTTTGGACTTGACTTGTTGGATTCTTTGGTTTTAGATTGGCTTATGAGCTTTTATCTTATTCATTGCAGCTGTGTGCAAAGAAGGTTGTCATCCAACGCACGGCCGGTGCGATAAACCTGGCGAATGTCTGTGAGTGTTTTtctgttacaattaaaaattgcgTTTCTTTGTGTTGCATGCTTTCTTTAattgtcaataatttaaaatgtagttGTCGTCCCGGCTGGCGAGGCGACCTCTGCTCCCAGTGCCAGCCGTACCCGGGCTGCAAGCACGGTTACTGCAACGGCTCATCTTGGGACTGCACCTGTGATACTAATTGGGGAGGAATTCTCTGCGACCAAGGTATTTTATCTgaagtatataaaatgttatttaatgatacaaagtatctcaaaattatattacaaaatttataatgtcaTCAATACTTTTGAACAGATCTCAACTACTGTGGTACGCATGAACCTTGCCAACACGGAGGTACTTGTGAAAATACTGCACCAGACCAATACTTGTGTACGTGTGCCGAGGGATTTTCTGGTGTCGACTGCGAGCGTGTGGATAATCCGTGCGCTCCGCAGCCTTGTGCACACGGCACATGTTCCCTGGCAGCTGCACCCGCAGGATTTGTGTGCTCCTGTGAGCGCGGGTGGACTGGAGCACGATGCGATGCTGACGTGGACGACTGTGCCAGCGCACCTTGTCGCAATGGTGCCGTTTGTCGTGACAGACTTGACGCGTTTCTGTGCGAGTGTGCCCCCGGCTGGTCTGGACCCACATGTGTAGATGGTAAGGAATTTACGGCTCTTATAacgctttattttaaaacaataacatatttaactaatatttttattgacagaTGTCGACGAATGCGCTGAAAATGGTGCTGCTGAAGGTGCTTTAGGCCCGTGTGTTAACGCAGCCTCATGTAACAATACAGCTGGAGGTTACGCTTGCACTTGCTTAGCGGGCTGGACGGGGCGCGACTGCGAGCTCAACGTCGACGACTGCACTGGACAGTGTCTGAACGGTGCTACATGCATCGACCTAGTGGACGACTTCCATTGCGCATGCGCGGCGGGATACGCGGGACGCACCTGTGCCCGTGACGTGGACGACTGTGCTTCGAGGCCGTGTCGTAATGGCGGCGAGTGCGTGGATCTACTCGATGCTTATCGTTGTATATGCCCAGTCGGCTTCTCAGGCACCGATTGTGAGGTGTGTCCCGTCATATAGCTCTTTGAATCTTCTTCTACTCTCCTAACATATTtctgtacattttattaatataacccATGTCTTCTCTTCAATTCATTTTTGCAATGTTATTAATGTgagcaaatattatttaaaaacgataaTACGTATTGCAGAAACGAAAACTCTATCTAATTAACTTTCGCAGCCGCACTAAAACACTAACATCCCTCTGCTTATAGCTGACCTCCTGTCTTGGACGCTACTGTTGGGTGAGTGCTTCTCCTGAACTAACATAAATTGAAACAACGATGTAACGGTGCACATTGCATGAAAGTACATCTACAATACATAGATGAAATCTGTCCAGGACGACCGGGATCATTGCGCCGGTTCGCCCTGCGCTAACGGAGCGCCTTGCTACACGGCGCAGAGCGACTACTATTGCCACTGCGCGCCCGGCTGGACCGGAAAGAATTGCACGCAACGCGCAGCGCGAGATCGTTAGTatctttaagattatttaaaatgttaattggtaatgtatgttaaattaaatgctttACTGTTCATCGCAGAATTAGACGATTGCTCTCCGAATCCATGCCACAACAACGGTAGCTGCGTCTCAAGCCCCACGGGGTTTACCTGCATTTGCCTCGAGGGGTGGACTGGTCAGTATATCGATACTAAAATTCACATCATACTAATGTAATAAAGAACTTCCTCAAGGAAGGTTCATCTGTTTGTATTGTATTCAAAACTCgcgaagattatttaaaatcagtaaAAGTACAGTTACGTCATTTACGTCGTAGAGCCCAAGCCCAAATATTACTATCAGAAGAACCAATTTTCTGTGTGGTGTTACAgtattcctatttttttttatgattcacTCACGTGTGAACTCATATTTTGGCATCATAAAAATATCTTGATAACAATAAAACggtaaaatagaatattatgtaattacaaataaataatcattttctgCGCAGGTGAAACTTGTACGATGCGTGAGGAGCCACGATGTGAGCTTCTTTGCATAAATGGTGGTACGTGTGTACGTGACCCTCTGCCCTCCATCCCCGTTGTCACTCACTGTGCCTGTCCACCCGGCTGGGCTGGTACCATATGCGACCTACCCACTACACCACCGGTAAGATCTGCAGTACTCAAGCACAAACAGACATGGCATGACCTATACACCAACGAAACGTACTACCAAATACAAACCTGTCTCTTGTAGGTAGCTCCAGTTGCATCCGTTCCTCCTCAAACTGCCGTCGTTCCGCTGCCAGCCGGTTCTGGCAGTGTTCCGTGTACGTGTCTACATGGAGGCTCCTGCGTAGCCGTGGGGGGCAACTCAAACACATGGGCATGTGTTTGTCGTGCGGGGTGGGGTGGCGCGCGCTGTGAGCGGGCGGCGGACGGATGCGCATCGTCACCTTGCCGTAATGGAGCGCGCTGCGTCGGCGGCTCGGGCTGGTGGGCTTGCGAATGCGCTCCAGGATGGACGGGCTCTGACTGCACCACGTCGACATGCGATCCTCCTTGCCCATCACCGGCGACTTGCACAGCTTCTGGCTCTCAGGCCAGATGCATTTGTCCACCTCCACCAGCACGTCTGGCGAGACGCTGTCTAGAACGTAAGTTCAATAGTTAACTATTGTAATTGAAGAGATCTTAATATTACCACcatgttgaaaaataaacaattgcaaTTTATAGTTCCCATACGAGGACGATACAGTTTGTATCGAAAGATTCTAGCACCCTCGagtttaacttatataatatatattgtcattatttgTAGTAATTGCCGGTCTCGGAGCAGAGAGTGGTGAAGCTGTCGAAGGCAGTGAGAACGGTGGTGAAGGTGTCGCGGAGACAAGTGAGACCCCGGGCGCGTGCGGCTCCGACAATGGCACGTGGTGGTGGGGCTGTAACGCGTGCCGTTGCGTAGCCGGTGCGCCGGCCTGCACGCGCTTGTGGTGCGGCCTGCCCGACTGCCTCGCGCCCGCCGCTCTCCCTTGCCGAACCGATGAGGTAATAGCGCAGCTAAACATGCAAGAaagttctattttaatatttgtgaaaaatattattaagtaactaTAAACGTATGTATGTTATTTCAGGTATGCGTTCCCGCTGCCCCGTCATTGTGTCTGCGCGCTCCCTGCGCGCCGCTTGGAGAATGCCGGCGCGTATCAGGACGCAGAGTAGAGCCTCCCGCTCTTCCCGCACCGTCTACGTGCTGGCCGGGCGCTCGCACTCAGCCGCCTCCCGGCTGTGCGCGAGCGGAGCTGCGGCTGGCAAGGGAGAGGCTCGCACGGGGGGCGCATGTGGAGCGCGCATGCGCCGCGCTGCGTCGTGCTCTGGCTGCTGCGCTGGCAGACCGCGCCCCGCCCGCTCCGCCGCTGACTCTGCTGTGTGATCTCGCGCCAGATGACGATGCACTTGACCTAGCTCTGGTTAGTATTTAGAAGGCATTAACACTTTCATTTTACAGGTTTCTATTTCTGGTCGTTACAAAATTACTGTCCCACCCGTATAAATCTTATCTCAAGTAAGTAATGATTGTAATTCTTAGGaaggaattaatttattttattttcatagtgGGCTGGAGAAGAAGAGGACGCTGAGGGAATCAGTGCTCTTGCTGCAGCAGTGCGTGCGCTCAGCGAACTTATAGCACGTCGTCGACTCGCTCACCATGCGTTGCTAGCTGCGGCACTGCGCTTGCGAGTCGAGCACGGGGCG
Protein-coding regions in this window:
- the LOC113393833 gene encoding protein serrate, which codes for MRPCAARHAPLLLALALACCLQCAAGAGVFELQILEFSNYRLQLASGVCCGGGGAPAPAPLAAPPGAGTVAAGGTCAHPCRTRFALCLKEYQSAAAPGACSFGRAASPVLGTDSFTLADPLYTLSLPFSFRWTRSFTLILQAYDDYNYTDPEETGLIEEAWWSGIVEPGAEWHALRHAGAAAAVAYRVRVTCQPNYYNTTCTTFCRPRDDKFGHYSCSATGDKRCLPGWQGDNCEKPVCKEGCHPTHGRCDKPGECLCRPGWRGDLCSQCQPYPGCKHGYCNGSSWDCTCDTNWGGILCDQDLNYCGTHEPCQHGGTCENTAPDQYLCTCAEGFSGVDCERVDNPCAPQPCAHGTCSLAAAPAGFVCSCERGWTGARCDADVDDCASAPCRNGAVCRDRLDAFLCECAPGWSGPTCVDDVDECAENGAAEGALGPCVNAASCNNTAGGYACTCLAGWTGRDCELNVDDCTGQCLNGATCIDLVDDFHCACAAGYAGRTCARDVDDCASRPCRNGGECVDLLDAYRCICPVGFSGTDCEDDRDHCAGSPCANGAPCYTAQSDYYCHCAPGWTGKNCTQRAARDQLDDCSPNPCHNNGSCVSSPTGFTCICLEGWTGETCTMREEPRCELLCINGGTCVRDPLPSIPVVTHCACPPGWAGTICDLPTTPPVAPVASVPPQTAVVPLPAGSGSVPCTCLHGGSCVAVGGNSNTWACVCRAGWGGARCERAADGCASSPCRNGARCVGGSGWWACECAPGWTGSDCTTSTCDPPCPSPATCTASGSQARCICPPPPARLARRCLELIAGLGAESGEAVEGSENGGEGVAETSETPGACGSDNGTWWWGCNACRCVAGAPACTRLWCGLPDCLAPAALPCRTDEVCVPAAPSLCLRAPCAPLGECRRVSGRRVEPPALPAPSTCWPGARTQPPPGCARAELRLARERLARGAHVERACAALRRALAAALADRAPPAPPLTLLCDLAPDDDALDLALWAGEEEDAEGISALAAAVRALSELIARRRLAHHALLAAALRLRVEHGAQPTPRAAIAEAAATTGGAGGALLALAAGATFFLLGAGVGAVLFIRRRRAAAAAAEERTRRRDEEKSNNLQNEENLRRYANPLREERPPREADELPRAHSLYKAQNADARNNTPPRDKELTKRALPPPEPPPARHPPPERLTVLV